DNA from Longimicrobiaceae bacterium:
CCGCAGGTGACGGTGGACCGGCTCCTGGCGGACCCGCGCGTGCTCAAGGTGTCGGTGCAGCGGCAGATCCACGCGCTGACGACGCAGACCGGCGCCACCTGGGGACTGGACCGCATCGACCAGCGCGCGCTCCCGCTGGACAGCGTGTACAGCTACACGGCCACCGGCGCCGGCGTCACGGCCTACGTGATCGACACCGGGATCCGCTACGACCACGTGGAGTTCGAGGGGCGCGCCTCGCTGGGGTGGGACGCCTACGCCGCCGACCCCACGGACGCGCTGCTGTACGACGGGAGCGGCGACTGCGACGGGCACGGGACGCACGTGGCCGGGACCGTGGGCGGGAAGACCTTCGGCGTGGCGAAGCGGGTGAAGCTGGTGGGGATCCGCGTGCTGAGCTGCGCGGGGTACGGCTCGGACGCGGACGTGATCGCGGGGATGGACTGGGTGGCGAAGCACGCCACGCTCCCGGCGGTGGCGAACATGTCGCTCGGCGACGTCATCCCCACGAAGACCATGGGGACCAGCGGGCCCATCGACGACGCGGTGCGGGCGATGGTCGCCTCCGGCGTCACCACGGTGGTGGCGGCGGGGAACGGCTGGGGGAACGGGACGCTGGGCGCGGACGCCTGCATGTTCCCCATCTCCAACGTCCCGGAGGCCATCACCGTGGCGGCGAGCACCAGCGCCGACAAGCGGACCACCTGGACCAACTACGGCGCCTGCATCGACCTGTTCGCGCCGGGCTCCAGGATCCTGTCGGCCACGATGGACAGCCCCACCTCCAGCGGCACGAAGAGCGGCACCTCCATGGCGTCGCCGCACGTGGCCGGCGCGGCGGCGCTGGTGCTGGAGCAGGCGCCCGGCGCCACCCCGCAGCAGGTGCGCGACGTGCTGGTGGACGGCTCCACCAAGAACGTCGTCCTCCCGGTCACGGGGAATGACGGCCACACCATGAACAGCCACCTGCTCTACTCCCTCGCGCCGGTGCCGTCGACGCTGGTCGGGAAGAAGGGGCCGGCGGTGCCCTGCACCCCCAAGCGGAAGCGCACCGGGGAGTGCTGAACGGCGGCAGGGGCGGGGGAGGGGATCCGATCGCGGATCCCCTCCCCCGTGGCCCTCAGGTCCACGGCAGCCGCCCCCGCCGCTCCCAGTACGCCTCCGGCTCCTCCGCGAGCCCCGCCAGCCGCCCCTCCGCCTCCTCGTCCCACGTCACATCCAGCGCCCGCGCGTTCGAGCGCAGGTGCTCCACGGCCGCGGCGCCGCTGAGCACCACGTCCGCCCAGGGGCGGGCGAGCGCGGCGGCGAGCGCCAGCGCGTCCGTCGTCGTCTCCAGCCGCTCCGCCTCGGCGCGGATCGGGGCGAGCTTCGCCGTGTCGCCGGGGTCCCGGTTGCGGTCGGTCAGCCGGCCGTTGGAGAGCGCCTCCTTCACGATCACGCCCATCCCTGCCTCGCGCGCCTCGCGCAGCGCCCCAGCCGCGGAGGGCTCCAGCAGGTTCCAGGTGGCCTGCACCGCGCCGAACACCAGCGCCCCGCCGCGCCGGACCTCCAGCGCGCGGCGGAGGGTGTCCGCCTGCCGCGGGCCGGTGGTGGAGAGGCCGATGCACAGCCCCGC
Protein-coding regions in this window:
- a CDS encoding S8 family serine peptidase, which gives rise to MRRMLVFLTVAGLAACDDSTQPVSPGEPQSRASLLATTDEGSIPGHYVVTLDWTADAGALALQYGIRPRYVYEHLLNGFAGEIPQVTVDRLLADPRVLKVSVQRQIHALTTQTGATWGLDRIDQRALPLDSVYSYTATGAGVTAYVIDTGIRYDHVEFEGRASLGWDAYAADPTDALLYDGSGDCDGHGTHVAGTVGGKTFGVAKRVKLVGIRVLSCAGYGSDADVIAGMDWVAKHATLPAVANMSLGDVIPTKTMGTSGPIDDAVRAMVASGVTTVVAAGNGWGNGTLGADACMFPISNVPEAITVAASTSADKRTTWTNYGACIDLFAPGSRILSATMDSPTSSGTKSGTSMASPHVAGAAALVLEQAPGATPQQVRDVLVDGSTKNVVLPVTGNDGHTMNSHLLYSLAPVPSTLVGKKGPAVPCTPKRKRTGEC